The DNA segment ACCATTACTAAATACGCCTCTAACACGGATCGCTTTATTATTCAGTTCTGTGTCAAAGTTGCCCGTTTTTTCAAAGATATCACCCACAGCCCCATATTCTGGACGACCGGCTTGATCAAACAGAACTTGATGCAACTGTTTAAGATGAGCTTGATTTTCTTGAACTTCGGGAAATTTGAATGCAGATTGTGCTGGATCGATACCCCAAACTAAGATAGCCCGATCAATCCGCGTTTGGGGATTGCGCCATTGTCCAGTGCCAATGTAAACATAATTTATTGATTTTACACCCTCATAACCCAATGTTTGATATAGTCGCTCTCTAGAAAAGCTTTTGACGGAAAATAGCGTTTGAAATTGGGGATTAATTAACACCAAATCTGCTGCTAAATTGCGGTGAGGTTGAATGGCTGCATCAAATAGCGCACTCTCAAAACCTAGCTGAATAAACATCAGCATATCAGCAAAAGTAATCCCGGCAACTGCAACTAACAGACGGGTTTTTTCTTTCATTAACTGCCGCCATGCTAGCGGAGTTTTGCGTGATTGTTTGAAAAACATAATTGGGGAGTGGGGAGTGGGGAGTGGGGAGTGGGGAGTGGGGAGTGGGGAATGGGGAGTGGAAAATTACTGATATTTTTAACTTGGGTGTTCTACAATTCAATTGCTGTTTGGACTTGCAAGTTAGTTAAACCGGCTACTTGTTTGCTATCTTCAGGATGCAGACGAATTTTGACATCAATCACCCGGCTATCGAGGTTTTCTCCTGGTTGGTTGCTAAAAACATTTTGTCTATTTACCTGCAAACCAATCTGAGAAACTGTACCTCGCAATTCACCAGTAAATACTTGACTGGTAACTACTGCTGACTGTCCTACTTGAATTTTACTAATATCGCTTTGATATACTTCTGCTACTGCAATCATTTGCTCAGTTTGTGCCAATTCGGCAATCCCAGCCTCACGAATTTTTTCTCCAACTCGTGTGTGAATTTTGAGAATTTGACCCGCCATTGGTGCTTTAATATAAGTCGAGTCTAAGTTAGTTTGCATTTGTTTGAGCGTCGCGATCGCACTCTCAACTTCACTCTTGGCTGCTTCTACATCTACCGGACGAATTTCGGCAATACTGTTAAGTGTGGCTTTGGCTTCACTAATTTGTTTATTACTGGTAGAATTAATTCGGGTGAGTGTAACTTGGGCTTCGGCTAATTGTCTACTAGCAGTAGAGTTAATTCGATTCACAACTGCTTCACCTTCTGATAGTTGCTGTTGTGCAGTTTCTAAACTCAAGCGCTTACTATCAAATAAAGAATTAGAAATTGCTCCTTCAGAGGATAGTTGCTGATAACGTTCATATTCTGCTTGAGCATTATTAAGTTCTGCTTCGAGCTTTTTAATTGTCGCTTCTTGTGCTATTCTGTCCCCTAACCATTGTGCTTCTATGCGAGCGATCGCTTCTTGTTGAGCTATTTTATCGCCTTGTAACTGGGCTTGTAACCGTTCAATAGTTGCTTGCTGTGCCTGAATTTCTCCAGTTTTTGCCCCAGCTTGAACTTGAGCCAGTTTAGCTTTAGCCACTCTCACCTGTTGTTCTGCTTGGAGTACAGCAGTTTGTAAGCGAGTGCGTGAGTCTAAAATTGCCACCACCTGACCAGATTTGACTCGATCGCCCTCCTGGACTAATATTTGAGCAATGCGATCGCCATCTAATTCCAAGGGTGCAGACAGGCTAATCACCTCTGTTTCTGGTTCTAGTCTGCCTAAAGCCGAGATTTTTGGTGTAGTTGGCGCAGTTTCACCCAGTTCAGATGAGGTAGTTTGACCAACTAAACCAGACTGGAAAATCCCATAAAAAGCAATTCCACCTGTAATCACCGTAGCAGCTACTACTAATAAAATTAACCTTTGATTGGGAACTTTTAAAAAACCATTTTGAACCATTTTTACCTCACTACACACATGATTTTTTGTAGATATTTAAACACCAAGAATTAAATTAGCTATGTTATGGCTTTTCTTCTAAATATTTGGTCAGCATTGTACCTAG comes from the Nodularia sp. NIES-3585 genome and includes:
- a CDS encoding ABC exporter membrane fusion protein translates to MVQNGFLKVPNQRLILLVVAATVITGGIAFYGIFQSGLVGQTTSSELGETAPTTPKISALGRLEPETEVISLSAPLELDGDRIAQILVQEGDRVKSGQVVAILDSRTRLQTAVLQAEQQVRVAKAKLAQVQAGAKTGEIQAQQATIERLQAQLQGDKIAQQEAIARIEAQWLGDRIAQEATIKKLEAELNNAQAEYERYQQLSSEGAISNSLFDSKRLSLETAQQQLSEGEAVVNRINSTASRQLAEAQVTLTRINSTSNKQISEAKATLNSIAEIRPVDVEAAKSEVESAIATLKQMQTNLDSTYIKAPMAGQILKIHTRVGEKIREAGIAELAQTEQMIAVAEVYQSDISKIQVGQSAVVTSQVFTGELRGTVSQIGLQVNRQNVFSNQPGENLDSRVIDVKIRLHPEDSKQVAGLTNLQVQTAIEL